In the Balaenoptera ricei isolate mBalRic1 chromosome 1, mBalRic1.hap2, whole genome shotgun sequence genome, TATCATCTACGATCATCCTATTGTATAACTGCAATCTAGCTGTAGCTAAATTCAGCTTCTACTCCCAGTTGGAAACACCAGCTTTGAAAATAATCACTGATGAAACCGTCTAGGTAGACTCAGCAATGAGGCAAAATGGTGTAACATATCTGAGTCAGAAAGTATGacaaatgaatatttttgaatacTGGAAGGCTAGGCTTATCTCATAGGGAAAAACCCAACAACACATGAAGAAATCACTTTCCCTATGGACCAAATACAGAATGCAGTATAATTTTTGAGTGAGGGACTAGGCCTATATTAAGAAGTCATCCTTTTATACTGCATTTTTACTGCATATAGTTGACCTGGGTGGGGCATTATTAGGGCTGTGGTTCGTTTGAATTGGAATAACAATACAGGGGTTCTACTGTCCTACAGTTTCTGTTCAGATGACCAAAGTCATGGGACTTTCAGCATAGCTGGCTGATGACAGTGCATACTATTTTGTCCCAAAATCCAGTTCAAGCATGGACATACCAATTAGATGGTAAGCACTTTAAAGGCAAAGGACCAGGAATTGTACCATTCTTGGTATATTGTAGGACATCAAAGaagttttttctttgaattaaatttaaatatggaaTACCTTAGAGAGAATTCAATCATTACACAGGACTGCAGGATTCTGAGATCTTATTGTTTAACCCTCAGATTCTGTTTAACTCAGTGAACACTGACTGTGCTTCTACTAAATGCAGAAATGGTCCTACGTGCCAAGAACACCAAGTTGATGAAGTCACAGTCCCTGCTGTCAAGAAACTCACTCGATTCCCTAATTCACTGTCAGCTTGCTGTGATCACACTTCTTTCCAAAGAACTTCTAAGAAATACCTAGTGGATAGAACCTTGGAGTTCCACAGAACACAGTTCAACAATCTCCAAATGATGACTCAGGCCAGATTGCATAATTCAGGTTTTGTTTGCAAAGCTGAACGGGCTTCAGCATCTCCCTAAATTTCAATTTAAAGGAATTCTTTAACAAAGACACTACATGTTAGAATTTAAGCTATAGATATGAAACATACCTTACACTCCTGGGTAAGTTATGCATTGACGAGCACCATTCCTTTACTCAAACCTTGTCCCTTGCTGACAGCGCAGTTAGGGATTAAGTGAAAAATGGCAGCTCAAATAAATGAGCCAGAAAACTGACCTATCACTTTTCTTTTCCACTAAATTAAGATCAAGAGAGCTGGAGAGTATTTTGTCTAGAATGATACAATCATACGGGAGTTTGCAAAAACTCCCAGGGAGCTTAGCAAAAATTTACTTCTGTGACCTTTGTCTGTACAGTAACCTTAATAATGCAAGCATTGTTTTGAATGCAAGCATATGGGAGCATCTTTACCACTTTTGGTGACTTCAGTAGGTTTAACacatatttttgcatttattgcaTAAACTcatgaaacaaaggaaagaacTTTCAACCTATTCAGTGAAAGTCTATACACTGAagtttgcttttcaaaaatgtataACTACTGCTTTCTTTATACCCACAAGTTGCCGTTAAACAATTTCAACTCAAAGCTGAAATTTTAGCATATGACTAAAAGGTCCGATTGCTGCCGCTTCATGATTCAGCATCTAACATCAATAATTCACAGTGAGATCACAGGCCCCCTGTGGAAGGTAGTGACATACTTGCCTTATGAAAGGAAGCTGAGGGCATATTGAGAGCATTTTGAATTTAGACGTGTAGCTTGTGTGGGTGTCAGACAATTGTCTCTTAGCTGGTGCCCTGCAGAAGGATCCTCCTTCGGGAAAGGCTGTCTGAGAAAGGTGAACTGGGCTTGTAAGGCTAGGATACACACATGTGGTAAGCAGCTCTTCCTGCACACGGTTTTCCAGAGGTACCCTGGGCAGGTGGGAAGCCTTTCTGCTTTCTGTGGAAGAGATTCCAACTTGGTTCCCTGCCACCACCAAACACAAatgtgttgatttttctttttttgagctcCCAACCCTtgcaaccttccaaaaataaatcaaaccaGCCATCAGGGCACCGAAataatactactactaataagcAGCTTTGCCTAGACTTACATAAACACTTCTGAGGTAAACTTTGCCCCAGAGGTCTGGACACACTCTTTTTATGTAACCAGCTTACTAATAATTACTAGACTTGGGTGCATTAACCctgaaaatagattttaatagCAGGTCCCCAAAACAAAAGACATGAAacgacaattaaaaaaaacaaatgtgcACCAACTAGAAAAACACTTGGCAGCCAGCTCCAGCCCAAGCTAAGACACCCTCCTCTCCCTGCACAAAGACCTTCTCTCCTACCCACCCTGCCAGCAGGATGAGAGTAGGCTCGGGACCCCGCCCTCCCCTattcccgcccccgccccgcccccgccccgcccccgcccccgcccctagGCTCGCCTTCCTCGTGGCCCCTCCCTCTTCCGCTCCTCTCAGCCTGGTTCCAGGAGCTGAGGTCAAATTGTCGGAGCAGGCTGATTTGCATAGCCCAATGGCTGCGCGTATGCAAATGAGGCGGGTGGTGGTTGGCTGGGGGTTGGCAGGATAACTCCGGCGAGCGGGGCCTTTGTCCTTCAGTGGCTGTGAGGCAGCTGCCGCGACGCTATAGTGGACCGTGGGGAGGTTGGGGGCCGAGAGccggcgggcgagcgagcgaggggggcaggaggggcggACGGCGCGGCGGCGGCTGGCGCTGGAGGAGCCTGAGAGGGAGTGCAGAAAGCAGGCACCCGCGCGCCCGCGGTGGCAGGAGCAGCCCGCAAGCCGCTCTCTCTCTGTAGGGCACCTGCAGTTGCAATATGACTTTGGAGGAATTCTCGGCTGGAGAGCAGAAGACCGAAAGGTAAGTCAGCCGGAGCCTCTGCCTGAACTCTGCTTGCCCACTGCGCGCACCCCAGTGCTGCCGGGCTGTGCAAGATTTGCGGGGAGCGAGCGGTTAAAAGTTTGCAGAGGGTACTTCCTATCCCGCTTTTCTTCCTCGGGACACTCCAGAGGCGTGCGTGGACAGAAAGAGCGTGCCCCCCACGCCGGTCGAGCCCCTCGAGCCTTTGCAAAGGGCAGAAGTGACCGTCCCTGCCGGTGCGGCGCCTGCGGCCGGCAGCCTGTGGCTTCGCCCAGCGCCTGGGACTGGCAATGCCCTCGGGAGAGGGTGGCGGGTGGCACTCTCGGGGCTTCTCACTGGACGCCCAGCCTTTGGGCGTGCGAGGGGTCACGGCGGGGGGGTGACAGCCCGGGGAGCCCCGGGTTTGCAAAGGCCCAGGTGCGCCGTGGCGCGTGCACTCGGGAGGGAGGGTCGCGGCGCAGGGCGAGGGGGCCGCGACGGCCCCGAGGGGCGGCGGGCTGACGGGATCCCCTTGCTCTGCCTGCGTGTAGGATGGATAAGGTGGGGGATGCCCTCGAGGAAGTGCTCAGCAAAGCCCTGAGTCAGCGCACCATCACCGTCGGGGTGTACGAGGCGGCCAAGCTGCTCAACGTGTAAGTGGAGCCCTCGCGTGTCCCTCGTGGTTCCTCTTCCCGCCCCAGCCCGGAGAGGTCGCCTTCCAGGGGCGTCCCCTCGGCCAGCAGCGCCACTTCCTGCCGCTTTCCATCTGCCCTGCGGTTGCTTGTCCCAAGGGGAGCAAGCGGGCCGGGGCGCGACCCCTGGGACGTGGGCGCGGGCTGCGGGCGCCCACGCGGCGGGTCTTGCCTTTGGGCACACCAGCCCTGTCCCTGCCCGCAGCGACCCCGATAACGTGGTGCTGTGCCTGCTGGCGGCGGACGAGGACGACGACAGGGACGTGGCTCTGCAGATCCACTTCACCCTGATCCAGGCGTTCTGCTGCGAGAACGACATCGACATCCTGCGCGTCAGCAACCCTGGCCGGCTGGCCGAGCTCCTGCTGCTGGAGAGTGACGCGGGCCCCGCGTTGAGCGAGGGCGCCGAGCAGCCCCCGGACTTGCACTGCGTGCTGGTGACGGTAAGGGAGAAGGGGACTGCGGGCAGGACGCGGTTAGAGTCCTGGCAGGGAGTCCGCAACGGCTGAAAGTCGCCTGACTCCAGATGCGGAATGGGTGAGGGTCAAGAGCTGGGCGCCTTTGCCCCATTAAAGAGTGTGGCTGGACTTTCAGCCGAGATGTGCTAGTTTCATCCTTGGGATTTTCTCTGGTACGGAACGTGTCTAAGCACGTTGGAGGCCGCCAGAAGCGGAAGAGATCCTTGTGAGTCAGCATTGTCAGCCCAGCTCCTCCCTACCTACATCTGCACTACCTCCCGTGACTAATTCCTTTAGCAGGGCAGATTAGATAAAGCCAAATAAATTCCTGGCTCACCCTCATTAAGGAGTCAGCTTCATTCTCTGCCAGTCAGAGCTAAAAATAGAAATGGTGTAGGAGACAGACCTTATTAATTCCCTAGAAATGTATTGAGAGGATAGAGTGGAAATTTTTTCTTTGCAatcttgcatattttaaaatggagcttccctcccacccccataaaAACCTTTGGTAGGTATATAACTTGTGTTTACAGAGGTAAATGTGATCGTTTTGTCTTTTACATTTTACTACTTTTTGGCTGATCTCCTTAAGTGGCAGCCTAATTATTTTGCTACTCCTGAAAAAATACTACTGTCTCTTTTGGGAGGATAACAGGTGGCAGTTCTAGTTAACTGCTATGCAGCTCTCACCTCCTGGTAGCCCAGCGTGGAAATATTTCTCACAGTTGTTCACTCAGTTCTCTGCCAAGGTACCAGTTTGGTAGGGCAAGCCTGTGAATAATACTCTCatgcaaaactgaataaatattatgaaaacatatatatatatatggctcagTGGGTTTCATGTACTCAGACTTTGCAGAGTACAGCTTAGTAGAGAATTACCCTGAATGATTTTGCAGGAAACCCAACTACctagaagaaattttatttcttatggtTGTAACAGGTCTCTATGTCACACAGCCAAAGTATAGAATGTTCGAGTGTCTTCCCCTCCAAAGTGGTGTAATAAGTAGCAAaggctgacttttttttaatagtaaatttattttttctaaatttgttcCCAGAATCCACATTCATCTCAGTGGAAGGATCCTGCCTTAAGTCAACTTATTTGTTTTTGCCGGGAAAGCCGCTACATGGATCAGTGGGTGCCAGTGATTAATCTCCCTGAACGGTGATGGCATCTGAATGAAAATAACTGAACCAAATTGCACTGAAGTTTTGAAATACCTTTGTAGTTACTCAAGCAGTTACTCCCTACACTGATGCAAGGATTACAGAAACTGATGTCAAGGGGCTGCGTGAGTTCAACTACATGTTCTGGGAGCCCGGAGACAGATGACTTTGCAGATGGAAAGAGGTGAAGATGAAGAAGGAAGCTGTGTGGAAACAGAAATACAagtcaaaaggaacaaaaattacaaagaaccacgcaggaaggaaaacaaaaaactatgtaTTAACTTAGGATGGTTGAGTTACATTTAAATAAACCAAATATGCTTTGTTAAAGTTTAAGTGCGCGGCAGTAGTTTGGGTAATTTT is a window encoding:
- the GADD45A gene encoding growth arrest and DNA damage-inducible protein GADD45 alpha isoform X2 → MTLEEFSAGEQKTERMDKVGDALEEVLSKALSQRTITVGVYEAAKLLNVDPDNVVLCLLAADEDDDRDVALQIHFTLIQAFCCENDIDILRVSNPGRLAELLLLESDAGPALSEGAEQPPDLHCVLVTNPHSSQWKDPALSQLICFCRESRYMDQWVPVINLPER
- the GADD45A gene encoding growth arrest and DNA damage-inducible protein GADD45 alpha isoform X1, translating into MTLEEFSAGEQKTERMDKVGDALEEVLSKALSQRTITVGVYEAAKLLNVPVPARSDPDNVVLCLLAADEDDDRDVALQIHFTLIQAFCCENDIDILRVSNPGRLAELLLLESDAGPALSEGAEQPPDLHCVLVTNPHSSQWKDPALSQLICFCRESRYMDQWVPVINLPER